TACCTAGTTTGATTCATTGGCAAGAAGAAGGTATAGAATTGGGGATTATCTCTAATTTTGATACCCGCATCTACTCAGTCTTAGAAGAATTAGGTCTCAAAGAATATTTTGATAGCATTACTATATCTTCTCTAGTAGGTGCAGCTAAACCCGATGAGCAAATCTTTTTAAGTGCACTAGAAAAACATCAATGTCAACCTAATCAAGCATGGCATATCGGTGATAGTTTTATTGAAGATTATCAAGGAGCAATATCTGTAGGTATAAAGGGTTTTTGTTTGGAAAGAAAAGCCTAATTGATGCTTACCAGTAAAAAACTAGCAATTTGCCAGGGTTGAATAGAGTAACAATCAGTACAGTTAATTACTTCTTCAAGGAGGTTGACTCGACAGATGACTTTTAAGGGTAAATTATTATTAAGGTTTAATCTAGCGGGTTTTCCTTGGGATTCGTAACAACGTAAAATCCAGTTACCTTCTTCTCCTGGTTTAAAGGCTAGTAAAATTAAATTATCCGCACCTAAATCGATAAAACTACCCTCAGGAGGTAAGGATTTAGGATTTAGGGAATTATCTAAATATTGTACCTTAAGAGGTAGGTTAAGTTCTGCTACTCTTTTCATAGGTTGGGCTTGTTGCCAATTACCTAGATTGGGATAAATAGCGTAGGTAAACTCATGTTTCCCTGTGTCTGCTTCTGGATCTGGCCAGGTAGGACTACGTAAAAGACTCAGTCGTAGTTGACTTGGTTGACTGTCATAACCATATTTATAGTCACTTAGAAGACTAACGCTATAATTATTCTCTTCTATAGTCGCCCATCCTTGGGCACAAACTTCCCATTTACTGCTAGACTCAGTAGGGCGTAAAGTAGCAGCGCAAGGAGTACCATAAATAACGCGATCGCTAGTTAAAGTAAGAGGAAATGCTGCTTTAACCAGGGTATGTTTTTCTTGCCAATCCACCTGAGTTTTTATTTGTAATATTTTTGATTGGTATTGTAAGATATAATCTTGTTGCCAAGAGGAGTTACCCTGAGTTCTGGTTACCCGAATACTCCATTGTAGTGGTCCTGTTTCTAGATATTGAATATCTACTAATTGAGTTGGTGGTAGGGGATAAGCTTGATAATTAGGGTTTATATTCCAAGCATCCCAATACTGACCTTGGTCTCTAAAGCTTTGTAATTGGTTTCCTGGGGCGCTAAGTAGTTCTTTTTGACTGATTTGATCATAAATACTCAGGATATCTCCTGTTTCTAAACTAATAATTACTTTTAAATAATCGTTATCTAGAATATATTCTCTCGGTTTATCTTGAAGTGGGGGAGTTTGCTCTAGAGGATATAACCAGTAGAGACGATAACCTACTGAGGGGATAGCTGAAGCGTAAAAGAGTAATTCTCGTTGTTGAGTAAATTGGGTAATTAGAGACTCTCCCGTTGTGGTCATAATTCCCCAATTACCATCAGGAGGAGAGATACTGACTAATTCTGAACGTGACCAATTCAGGGAGTTAAAGATAACTATTGGTTTGGCTTCAGGGTGGAATGAGGGTGGAATTTCCACCGCTTTAGCGATCGCCTCTAATGATTCTGTTAGTATTTTTTCCCCGATTGCTTTAGCTTCTAACCATCCTTGTTGCGCTTCTGTAAATACTTCTGGTATCGATGTTCCAGGTAAAATATCGTGGAATTGATTAAATAAAATGTGTTGCCAAGCTTGGGGGATATTCTCTTGACAAACTGGGTTTTTTGCGCTATCATTTTGTAAAGTGGGAAAGGGCGCGCGCTTAGAATACACACTTTCAGCTACAGACATAAATAATTCCGCTGCATAAATCAAACCCTCACTCTCCCGATTAAGTTTTTTTTGGTCTGCGTGGGTAGTGTAACAACCGCGATGGAATTCGAGATAGAGTTCATCATCCCAATAGGGAAGATTAGTATTAGGGAGTTGTTGGAGATAGTTTAAAGCGGTAGTGAAGTGAAGTTGAGGAAAAAAAGGGGAATCAGACCAAGGTTGGACTAATTCTAGCATTTCTTGACTAGGACCTCCACCGTGATCACCTACACCAGGTAGCCAAAAAGATTGAGTCAGTTGAGTTTGTTGATACCAGTCAAAAGCGTGATTACTCATAGAGATGGGGTTAGTATCCATAACTCCAGTGAGATTAGGGGGGAGAAGAAAGGTTAAGACGCTACTACCATCAGGCGATCGCCAGTTAAACCAACCATAGGGGAAGGTATTGGTATCATTCCAGTGGAGTTTTCCTGTAAGAAAGTAATCTATGTTGGCTTGAGATAGGATTTGGGGGAGTTGAGAGGGGAAACCGAAGGAATCGGGTAACCAAGCAATGGGGGTTGTTTTACCGAATTTGGCACAGAAGTAGCGTTGTCCATAGAGAAGTTGACGAATAATGGATTCTCCCCCCACCAGATTAAGTTCTGCTTCTACCCACATACCCCCGAGGATTTCCCATGTTCCCTGTTTAACCTTGGTTTGGATAGTAGTAAATAAATCGGGGTGATTTTGTTCAATCCATTGGTATAAGACTGCGCTAGTATGACCAAAAGTTAACTCAGGAAAGGTTTCTTGGAGAGAGATAACCGAGGTAAAGGTATTTTTAGCTACTTTCCAGGTTTCCGAAACAGTCCATAACCAAGCTAGATCTAGATGAGCGTGACCAAGTAAGTTAATCTGGTATTGTTGCAGTGGAGTAGCTAGGGGTAAAAGTTGAGTAGAGATGGTTTGTAATTGTCTCTCAAAAGCTTGAGTATCAGTTACTAAACTCCAATCAATACTAGAGAGATATTCAGCTAAAACAGGGAGTTGATCTGGTTGAAATTTCTGCAGATATTGGGCTAAGATTTGCCATTGAGTAGCGATAAAACCTGGATCTTGTCCTTTTTCATAGACACAGCGAGACTTCATCAAAGCGCCAAGATCGTGATTAGGACTAACTAAGCGTAGGGTGATGGTGATAGTTTCTCCTGGAGTAGCGTTAGGGGTGATTAATAAACGAGTAGAGGAGTCAAACAGATCACCTTCTCTAACTAACTTACCATTAACATAGATTTGTGCAGATTGAGCCCACCAAGTTAATTCTAGACGTAGAGATAAGCCTAAGATACTATAACCACTAAGAGAATCGGGTATAGTTAAAGCTACAGCGTACCATTGTACTTGACCACCAGGAGACCAGGTTAAATAACCTTTGTCGTTAGGTTGAGTAGGAGACCAATTACTGATATCTAGAGGGGGTGAAGCCAAATCTTGAC
This genomic window from Gloeocapsa sp. DLM2.Bin57 contains:
- a CDS encoding alpha-mannosidase, with amino-acid sequence MNSLTLIEATLTKLAQLTQQQLNWYGCSQDLASPPLDISNWSPTQPNDKGYLTWSPGGQVQWYAVALTIPDSLSGYSILGLSLRLELTWWAQSAQIYVNGKLVREGDLFDSSTRLLITPNATPGETITITLRLVSPNHDLGALMKSRCVYEKGQDPGFIATQWQILAQYLQKFQPDQLPVLAEYLSSIDWSLVTDTQAFERQLQTISTQLLPLATPLQQYQINLLGHAHLDLAWLWTVSETWKVAKNTFTSVISLQETFPELTFGHTSAVLYQWIEQNHPDLFTTIQTKVKQGTWEILGGMWVEAELNLVGGESIIRQLLYGQRYFCAKFGKTTPIAWLPDSFGFPSQLPQILSQANIDYFLTGKLHWNDTNTFPYGWFNWRSPDGSSVLTFLLPPNLTGVMDTNPISMSNHAFDWYQQTQLTQSFWLPGVGDHGGGPSQEMLELVQPWSDSPFFPQLHFTTALNYLQQLPNTNLPYWDDELYLEFHRGCYTTHADQKKLNRESEGLIYAAELFMSVAESVYSKRAPFPTLQNDSAKNPVCQENIPQAWQHILFNQFHDILPGTSIPEVFTEAQQGWLEAKAIGEKILTESLEAIAKAVEIPPSFHPEAKPIVIFNSLNWSRSELVSISPPDGNWGIMTTTGESLITQFTQQRELLFYASAIPSVGYRLYWLYPLEQTPPLQDKPREYILDNDYLKVIISLETGDILSIYDQISQKELLSAPGNQLQSFRDQGQYWDAWNINPNYQAYPLPPTQLVDIQYLETGPLQWSIRVTRTQGNSSWQQDYILQYQSKILQIKTQVDWQEKHTLVKAAFPLTLTSDRVIYGTPCAATLRPTESSSKWEVCAQGWATIEENNYSVSLLSDYKYGYDSQPSQLRLSLLRSPTWPDPEADTGKHEFTYAIYPNLGNWQQAQPMKRVAELNLPLKVQYLDNSLNPKSLPPEGSFIDLGADNLILLAFKPGEEGNWILRCYESQGKPARLNLNNNLPLKVICRVNLLEEVINCTDCYSIQPWQIASFLLVSIN